One Misgurnus anguillicaudatus chromosome 20, ASM2758022v2, whole genome shotgun sequence DNA segment encodes these proteins:
- the lypla2 gene encoding acyl-protein thioesterase 2: MCGNNMSVPLLAEAVTLSGTEKETAVVIFLHGLGDTGHGWADAMTSIRVPYVKYICPHAPRIPVTLNMKMTMPSWFDLMGLSPDAPEDEAGIKRAAENIKAIIDHEVKNGIPSNRIILGGFSQGGALSLYTALTCQQKLAGVVGLSCWLPLHKSFPQSASGSANKETPILQCHGESDSMIPVQFGALTAEKLKTFISPGKITFRTYPGLTHSSCPQEMLAVKEFIEKQLPRI, encoded by the exons ATGTGTGGCAACAACATGTCTGTACCGTTGCTAGCAGAAGCTGTGACTTTGTCTGGGACAGAGAAGGAGACAGCTGTG GTGATCTTCCTTCATGGGTTGGGTGAC acaGGACACGGTTGGGCCGATGCCATGACGTCTATTCGGGTGCCGTATGTCAAATACATCTGCCCACATGC GCCGCGAATCCCAGTGACGCTCAACATGAAGATGACCATGCCCTCAtg gtTTGATTTGATGGGTTTAAGCCCAGACGCACCAGAAGATGAAGCAGGGATTAAGAGAGCAGCAGAGAACA TAAAGGCCATTATCGATCACGAGGTAAAGAATGGGATACCATCCAATCGTATTATTCTTGGTGGCTTCTCTCAG GGTGGAGCGCTCTCTCTCTATACGGCTCTGACCTGTCAGCAGAAACTAGCAGGCGTTGTTGGGCTTAGCTGTTGGCTTCCACTTCACAAGTCCTTTCCACAG AGTGCAAGTGGAAGCGCAAACAAGGAAACTCCTATTCTGCAGTGTCATGGGGAGAGTGATTCCATGATCCCGGTGCAGTTTGGGGCCTTGACGGCAGAGAAGCTCAAAACCTTTATCTCTCCAGGGAAAATAACCTTCCGGACCTATCCAGGTCTCACGCATAGCTCTTGTCCTCAG GAGATGCTTGCTGTCAAGGAATTCATTGAAAAGCAGCTGCCCCGAATCTGA
- the pithd1 gene encoding PITH domain-containing protein 1, whose protein sequence is MAQASFHFIYSQREATNHMPIRHKKATPNAVPVSVLYTFQLLQPVPLYIGFTLQLLIQRARTVVDNTGLKIIVCSRECFSTLVKSSMSGHGHGHGGHSHGCCECEHEPAERGVEYELYKRIDIEKLQCLNESRDGDGKLVFKPWDQRTDRTKFVESDADEELLFNIPFTGNVKLKGIIISGEDDESHPAEIRLFKNIPQMSFDDTSREPDQAFRLNRDPLAELEYPTKIARFSNVQQLSIHISHNFGAESTRVYYIGLRGEYSEAYRHEVTICNYEAAANPADHKVETITPQTQFIS, encoded by the exons ATGGCGCAGGCTTCGTTTCACTTTATTTACAGTCAACGAGAAGCGACCAATCACATGCCGATACGTCACAAGAAGGCGACTCCAAACGCTGTGCCTGTTTCAGTGTTGTATACTTTTCAACTTCTACAACCTGTGCCACTGTACATAGGGTTTACATTGCAGTTGTTGATACAACGCGCTCGAACTGTCGTAGATAACACTGGATTAAAGATAATTGTCTGCAGTCGTGAGTGTTTTAGCACGTTGGTTAAATCAAGCATGTCTGGACACGGTCACGGCCACGGTGGGCATAGTCACGGTTGTTGCGAATGCGAGCACGAGCCAGCTGAGCGGGGAGTGGAATATGAGCTGTACAAACGGATTGACATCGAGAAGCTTCAGTGCTTGAATGAAAGCCGAGATGGAGACGGTAAACTTGTTTTCAAGCCATGGGATCAACGCACTGACAGGACGAAG TTTGTTGAAAGTGATGCTGATGAGGAACTTCTGTTCAATATACC GTTTACAGGTAATGTGAAGCTGAAAGGAATCATCATTTCTGGAGAAGATGATGAGTCACACCCAGCTGAAATTAGACT ATTCAAGAACATACCCCAGATGTCATTTGATGACACAAGCAGAGAACCAGATCAAGCATTTCGCCTTAACAGGGATCCTTTGGCTGAACTGGAGTATCCAACCAA AATTGCCAGATTCTCCAATGTGCAGCAGTTATCTATTCACATATCTCATAACTTTGGGGCTGAATCCACTCGTGTGTATTATATTGGACTACGTGGAGAGTATTCAGAG gCTTACAGACATGAAGTTACAATCTGTAACTATGAAGCAGCAGCCAACCCAGCAGATCACAAAGTGGAGACTATTACCCCGCAGACACAGTTCATATCATGA